The following proteins come from a genomic window of Vallitaleaceae bacterium 9-2:
- the gap gene encoding type I glyceraldehyde-3-phosphate dehydrogenase, with the protein MTKVAINGFGRIGRLAFRQMFDAEGYEVVAINDLTDAATLAHLLKYDTAQGRFEKEITSSDNSITVDGKEITIYAQRDPKDLPWGDLDVDVVLECTGFFTSLESASAHIEAGAKKVVISAPAKGDLKTVVFGTNENVLDGSEKVISAASCTTNCLAPMADALNKLVAIDSGFMTTIHAYTNDQNTLDAPHSKGLRRARAAAANIVPATTGAAAAIGLVIPELKGKLDGNAQRVPVVTGSLTELTAVVSGEVTADEINAAMKAASNESFGYTTDEIVSSDIIGIRYGSLFDATLTKATPLGNGKTLVKVTSWYDNENSYTSQMVRTIKYFNEL; encoded by the coding sequence ATGACTAAAGTAGCTATTAATGGTTTTGGACGTATTGGTCGTCTTGCTTTCAGACAAATGTTTGACGCTGAAGGGTATGAAGTGGTTGCAATCAACGACTTAACAGATGCAGCAACACTTGCACATTTACTAAAATATGATACCGCTCAAGGTAGATTTGAAAAAGAGATCACAAGCTCTGATAATTCAATCACTGTAGATGGTAAAGAAATCACAATTTATGCTCAAAGAGATCCTAAAGATCTTCCATGGGGCGACTTAGATGTTGACGTTGTACTTGAGTGTACAGGATTCTTTACTTCATTAGAATCTGCATCAGCACACATCGAAGCAGGTGCTAAAAAAGTTGTTATCTCTGCTCCAGCTAAAGGTGATCTTAAGACTGTTGTTTTCGGAACAAACGAAAACGTGCTTGACGGTTCAGAAAAAGTTATCTCTGCTGCTTCATGTACAACAAACTGTCTTGCACCAATGGCAGATGCACTTAACAAATTAGTTGCTATTGATTCAGGATTCATGACAACTATCCATGCATATACTAATGACCAAAACACACTTGATGCACCTCACAGCAAAGGTCTTAGAAGAGCAAGAGCTGCTGCTGCTAACATCGTTCCAGCAACAACAGGTGCTGCTGCTGCAATCGGTTTAGTTATTCCTGAACTTAAAGGTAAATTAGACGGTAATGCACAACGTGTTCCAGTTGTAACAGGTTCATTAACTGAACTTACTGCTGTTGTTAGCGGAGAAGTTACTGCTGATGAAATCAATGCGGCAATGAAAGCTGCTTCAAATGAATCATTCGGTTACACTACAGATGAAATTGTATCTTCAGACATTATCGGAATTCGTTACGGTTCATTATTTGACGCTACACTTACTAAAGCTACTCCACTTGGAAATGGCAAAACATTAGTAAAAGTAACTTCATGGTATGACAACGAAAACTCATACACTAGCCAAATGGTTAGAACAATCAAATACTTCAACGAACTATAA
- a CDS encoding ABC transporter ATP-binding protein, translated as MQTLEKLKKLIDINIYRILYQYTNGYRSKIMLITSLSILQALLNVLIAFITKMMIDYAIDGNYIAALRSGIFFALLLIIDLSLYSLLSHNSVKLENTMINDLQLKVLTKIYHKKWATISQYNTGDLLTRLYEDVRHVIQSITTIIPTMIALLLQFVAAFAMLAYFDWLLAMLTFLITPFTVLISLIIGRKLRDIQYKIQNADGIQRSKINESLQNLILLKTFNFLHENLFQISTLQNNRFKLIKHKNITSIKANVILESGYNVGFFFALTLGAYRLAQSAISFGTFTAFLQLVGEIQGPIHEMTRSIPRLISSLSSLERIEEIIALPDETSQNHYTINENETINGLHIHNLSFAYDENTRVLDKVNLSITSGRRIGIIGPSGSGKTTLIHLVLSLIEPSEGSLFISFDSGKKLPLTFASRNYFSYVSQSNPLFSGSLRENLFLNETITPDQIQTALTAACCDEFIRQLDNGIDSFIHERGVGISQGQAQRINIARALVHNKPFLILDEATSSLDRETERQLIRNITHYYPNTTLIAITHGTQLLTICDEIYEIKEKQLVPAKAYE; from the coding sequence ATGCAAACACTGGAAAAGTTAAAAAAGTTAATCGATATTAATATCTATCGTATACTATACCAATATACCAACGGATATCGTTCAAAAATTATGCTGATCACATCATTAAGCATTTTACAGGCTTTACTTAATGTACTTATTGCCTTTATAACAAAAATGATGATTGACTACGCCATTGATGGCAACTACATTGCTGCACTTCGCAGCGGAATATTTTTCGCCTTACTTTTAATTATCGATTTAAGCCTGTATAGCCTTTTATCACACAATAGTGTGAAACTTGAAAATACCATGATTAATGACTTGCAGCTTAAAGTACTCACAAAAATCTATCATAAAAAATGGGCAACAATCAGTCAATATAATACTGGCGATTTATTAACACGTCTATATGAAGATGTCCGCCATGTTATTCAAAGCATAACGACAATTATTCCGACAATGATTGCCCTTTTGCTACAATTTGTTGCTGCTTTTGCGATGCTTGCCTATTTTGACTGGTTACTGGCAATGCTTACTTTTCTTATCACACCTTTTACTGTACTTATTAGTCTTATTATTGGTCGCAAGCTTCGCGATATTCAATATAAGATTCAAAATGCTGATGGCATACAACGTTCAAAAATTAATGAATCGCTACAAAATCTTATATTACTAAAAACCTTCAATTTCCTTCATGAGAACTTATTCCAGATTTCAACTTTACAAAACAATCGCTTTAAACTTATCAAACATAAAAATATTACAAGCATCAAGGCAAATGTTATTCTTGAAAGTGGATATAATGTTGGTTTTTTCTTTGCGTTGACATTAGGTGCATATCGCTTAGCTCAATCAGCTATTAGTTTTGGAACATTTACTGCTTTTTTACAGCTTGTTGGCGAAATACAAGGACCTATTCATGAAATGACACGTTCGATTCCTCGACTTATCTCTTCCCTTTCTTCTCTAGAACGTATCGAAGAAATTATTGCACTCCCCGATGAAACATCACAAAATCATTATACCATAAATGAAAACGAAACAATCAACGGGCTACATATTCATAATTTATCCTTTGCATATGATGAAAATACCCGTGTACTAGATAAGGTTAATTTATCCATTACCTCCGGACGCCGCATCGGCATTATAGGACCTTCCGGTAGTGGGAAAACCACCCTCATCCATTTAGTCTTATCCCTGATAGAACCATCTGAGGGATCCTTATTTATTTCTTTTGATTCAGGTAAAAAGCTTCCACTTACCTTTGCATCACGTAACTACTTTAGCTACGTTTCTCAATCAAACCCGCTGTTTTCGGGAAGTCTTCGCGAAAACCTTTTTTTAAACGAAACCATAACCCCTGATCAGATTCAAACCGCACTCACTGCTGCATGCTGCGACGAGTTTATTCGTCAGTTGGACAATGGCATTGATTCATTCATCCACGAACGTGGAGTTGGCATTTCTCAAGGTCAAGCCCAGCGTATCAATATAGCTCGTGCGCTCGTTCATAATAAACCGTTCTTAATTCTTGATGAAGCCACCTCATCACTTGATCGTGAAACCGAGCGTCAGCTTATACGAAACATTACCCATTATTACCCGAATACCACATTGATTGCAATCACGCATGGCACTCAATTACTAACTATATGTGATGAAATTTATGAAATCAAAGAAAAGCAATTAGTCCCAGCCAAAGCATACGAATAA
- a CDS encoding lasso peptide biosynthesis B2 protein codes for MVKIKLVFWYGIIYVLSFGSYVAIKIIPFKSLITRVTNTEKIIASDLSLTKRQQQRLLRVQEILERVSEKVPWRVLCFEQALVALWIARVLKLNMNIYFGIKHEEGNLLAHAWTEAGNQIFTGEQGREEFLPVYIRGYKREIPTFDNEPKKRS; via the coding sequence ATGGTAAAAATCAAGCTTGTGTTTTGGTATGGTATTATATATGTGTTGTCTTTTGGTTCATATGTTGCAATTAAGATTATCCCTTTTAAATCCCTCATTACAAGAGTTACAAATACTGAAAAAATTATTGCATCGGATTTAAGCTTAACAAAACGTCAACAACAGCGCCTACTTCGAGTGCAAGAAATCCTTGAACGTGTAAGTGAAAAGGTGCCATGGCGCGTACTTTGTTTTGAACAGGCACTTGTGGCTTTATGGATTGCAAGAGTACTAAAGCTTAATATGAATATATATTTTGGCATTAAACATGAAGAGGGGAACTTATTAGCCCATGCGTGGACTGAGGCGGGAAATCAAATTTTTACTGGGGAACAAGGAAGAGAAGAGTTTTTGCCTGTATATATTCGAGGGTATAAACGTGAGATTCCAACATTTGACAATGAGCCTAAAAAAAGGAGCTGA